A genomic stretch from Aedes albopictus strain Foshan chromosome 2, AalbF5, whole genome shotgun sequence includes:
- the LOC134286220 gene encoding uncharacterized protein LOC134286220 — MVFQNQNNTIVKRLQDLKLIDPYHASRLKTYKAVCPKIYGLPKAHKPGLPLRPVVPCMTAPTLMKQSIFKHWDEIKKHTAICLDLFWEVTEFCIDASYFVFEGTYYQQIFGTAMGSPLSPIIAEYVMEDLLDDAVAATTVVIPYLKKYVDDLFLALPVEKIEEVLNVLNQQNTNIQFTVEKEENCRLPFLDLLLVRQEDRTIKTEWYRKAISSGRFLNYHSGHPMSLKMNVAFNFAKRVLRFSTNLSLKKAKSIIFGLLRTNDYPSNIINRISGSPTDETAMKPEPRPEPRSTRGTYTAEFTSSAARATT; from the exons ATGGTGTTCCAGAATCAGAACAACACCATCGTGAAACGGCTTCAGGATCTCAAGCTAATTGATCCGTATCACGCATCGAGATTGAAGACCTACAAAGCAGTGTGTCCTAAAATCTATGGTCTGCCCAAGGCACACAAACCCGGCCTTCCATTGAGACCTGTTGTACCCTGCATGACCGCGCCGAC TCTCATGAAGCAGAGCATCTTCAAACACTGGGACGAGATCAAGAAACATACAGCTATTTGTCTTGATCTGTTCTGGGAAGTCACAGAGTTCTGTATAGATGCCAGTTATTTCGTGTTCGAAGGGACGTATTATCAGCAAATCTTCGGTACAGCAATGGGAAGCCCACTGTCGCCGATAATTGCCGAGTACGTGATGGAGGATCTTCTGGACGATGCAGTAGCCGCCACCACCGTGGTCATTCCGTATCTGAAAAAGTACGTTGATGACCTTTTCCTGGCGCTCCCAGTCGAGAAAATCGAAGAAGTACTCAACGTCTTAAACCAACAAAACACGAACATTCAGTTTACCGTCGAAAAGGAAGAAAACTGCCGACTGCCCTTCCTCGACTTGCTGCTGGTACGCCAAGAGGACCGCACAATCAAAACAGAATGGTACAGGAAAGCAATCTCGTCGGGTAGATTCCTGAACTACCATTCAGGACATCCGATGAGTCTCAAGATGAACGTCGCCTTCAACTTTGCCAAACGGGTCCTCCGGTTTTCAACAAATCTGAGTCTGAAAAaagcaaaatcaataattttcgGGCTCCTGAGGACAAACGATTACCCCTCGAACATTATCAATCGTATAAGTGGTAGTCCAACCGACGAAACAGCTATGAAA CCGGAACCTAGGCCGGAACCCAGATCCACGCGCGGAACCTACACTGCAGAATTCACATCATCAGCTGCCAGAGCAACGACGTGA